DNA sequence from the Campylobacter concisus genome:
CTTTTGCGAATGTAAAAAAATATGTTGATGATAGCGATGAGAACCTAGCTAAACTAAAAAATGAGATAAGAGGGTTAAGCTCGCAGCTTAGAGAGAGCTTTAGTAATATAGCCGACATTGCAGCTGGTGGTGGTAAGATAAATTTAGCTGGTGAGGAGCTAGTAACTTATACAAAGATGCTTGCAACCGGCTCAGTTGCATTTGAAATGAGCTCTGAAGCCTTATCAAAGGCGGCCAATAATATGAAAGTTGGCTTTAAGATGAACGATATAAAGGAGCTTAATAGCTTTTTTGATAGCGTAAACTTGCTCGACAATAAGGTTACTAATGCAAATGCTTCTGATATATTTGAGGCTACTTCGCTAACAGCTGCAAATGCCAGCTTAATAGGCCTAGATAGTAAAAGTGCCAGTGCCATAAGTGCTACAATGCTAAGCACTGGCAAAGCTAGCTCAGTCGTAGGCACTAGCTTAAATGCTCTTTACCCCACACTCTCAATGGCTGATAAAAAGGGTAAAAATTTTCAAGAAGCGCTAGCAAGTATAGGCATGGATGCAACATATCTAAAAACAGCCCTACAAAAAGATGCCGCTGGAGCTATAACTACGTTTTTAGAAGCGATCTCTAGAGCCGATAAAGATAAGCAAGCAGGGCTACTTTATGATCTAGTTGGTGGAAATTTTAACGATGAGATAGCAGGTCTTGTAACAAATATCGATGCTCTTAAAGCAAATATCAAAATGGCACACTCGGATGAAGCCACAGGATCTATGCAGCGTGAGCTACAAACGAAGCTAAACACTACAAAAAGTGGTATCGAAAGGGTTACACAAGCATGGAGAAATCTAGGTTCAAGACTTGGAGAAACCTTTTTGCCACTTACAAATTTATTAGCTTCTATCTTAAGCAAGGTAGCTGGAGTGTTAAGCTCACTAAATGAAAAATTTCCAAGGCTAAGTGCCATAGTTGTTAGCGCTGCAGCTGGCTTTATGATCTTTAAACCGGTGTTGCTTCTTAGCAAGATAGCACTTTTAAGTGTAGCAGATGGATTTTTGGGCGTTATAAGGGTAGTGAAATTTTTAAATCCTATGCTCTTAATAGCAAAGGTTAGATGGTTGGCTTAAGTTTTTGTGCTTTGAATCATAATCAATCAGATTTTCCCATTCATCGTAATTAACAATACTTTCTAAAAAATGATAAAAATCTCGATAATTTGTCAGTGAACCCTTTTGCGGGATATGTGGTGTATCTATATATACTAAAATATACTAAATCGGTTTTAGCTCCAAGTCGAAAACATTTTGACAAAACATTGTTGTTATCTAAAATCGCCTTATTTGTTCTATATGATTCACTGTAAATATTTAATACACCATCTACATCTAAAAATATTACTTTATCCATTATATCATCCCTAAAGATATTACTTTATCAAATGTATCGAATCCGACACAACTATACCCTGGATTATTTTCTTCAATACCTCGTAAATAACTAACTTCAAAAGTCTTATCTAATAACCATTGAAGAGTATCGTTATTTCCATTTTTATCTATATATTCCTGAGTCAGATCATGTAATTCAGTTAAATCTTATGAATTAAGCTTAGATATTACTTTAACCATATCTGACCTAGGTGATTTAAAGAAATCGTTGATTAATGGATTCATTTTTCTACTCCCTATCTGTAGTGTATCCAGGTAATCCAGCTTCTTTACTAAATTTATCAAATTCATTATAGTATTTGATATCACTATAACGTTTAATATAAGTATCATTTATAGCTTCATTAGAGTCATCATTTGCAAATATGAAGGCATTTCTGATT
Encoded proteins:
- a CDS encoding phage tail tape measure protein, with product MKLAIDDEAAFANVKKYVDDSDENLAKLKNEIRGLSSQLRESFSNIADIAAGGGKINLAGEELVTYTKMLATGSVAFEMSSEALSKAANNMKVGFKMNDIKELNSFFDSVNLLDNKVTNANASDIFEATSLTAANASLIGLDSKSASAISATMLSTGKASSVVGTSLNALYPTLSMADKKGKNFQEALASIGMDATYLKTALQKDAAGAITTFLEAISRADKDKQAGLLYDLVGGNFNDEIAGLVTNIDALKANIKMAHSDEATGSMQRELQTKLNTTKSGIERVTQAWRNLGSRLGETFLPLTNLLASILSKVAGVLSSLNEKFPRLSAIVVSAAAGFMIFKPVLLLSKIALLSVADGFLGVIRVVKFLNPMLLIAKVRWLA